A window of Streptomyces sp. NBC_01689 genomic DNA:
TCCGGGTCGATCCACTTCGAGGCGTCGTACGGCTTGCCCTCCTGCTGGTGGACCTTGGCCTGCATGGGGCTCGCGGTGCGGCCGGGGTAGACCGAGGTGACCCGGACCCCGTTGCCGTGCTCCTCGTGGCGCAGCGAGTCCGCGAGGGCCTTCAGACCGTGCTTGGAGGCGGCGTACGCGGACCAGTCGGCGCCCGCGCTGAGGCCCGCGCCGGAGTTCACGAACAGCACGTGCCCCTGCGCGAGGCGGAGTTGGGTCAGGAAGTGCCGGGTGAGCTCGGCGGGGGCGATCAGGTTGACGTTGAGCTGGTGGCGCCAGGACTTGGGGGTCAGCTCGCCGACCGGGCCGAGGTCCACCACTCCCGCGATGTGCAGGAGCGAGTCGAGGCGGTCGGGCAGGGACTGGTGCGAGAACGCCCAGGAGAGCTTGTCCGGGTCCGCGAGGTCGCCGACCAGGGTCCTCGCCCCCGGGTACGCCGCGCCGAGTTCCTTCGCGCGACCCGCGTCGCGCGCGTGCAGCACGAGGTCGTCCCCGCGCGCGTGCAGACGGCGGGCGACGGCCGCGCCGATGCCGGAACCGGCCCCGGTGATCAGATGTGTAGCCATGGACGCCATGCTCGCATCACCGGGTGCCGGCGCTCTCCTCCAGGTAGGCCAGCGCGCCCGCCGGCTCCTCGGCGAAGAACACCAGGTCGATGAGGGGCCGCGGCAGGAACCCCTCGGCCTCCATGCGCCGGAACTGCTCCTTCAGGCCGTCGTAGAAGCCCGCCGTGTTCAGCAGGACCACCGGCTTGTCCGTGCGCCCGTGCTTCTTCAGCTCCAGGATCTCGGTCGCCTCGTCGAGCGTCCCCGTGCCGCCCACCATCACGACCACCGCGTCGGCCTTCTCCAGGAGCAGTGCCTTGCGCTCGGCGAGGTCCCGGGCGATCACCATCTCGTCGGCGTCCGTGCGCGCCCCGGCCGCCAGGAAGTCCACGGAGACGCCCACGAGGCGTCCGCCCGCCGCCTGGACGCCGTCGGCGACCACCTTCATGAGCCCGACGTCCGAACCGCCCCAGACCAGGGTGTGGCCGCCCTTGCCGAGCAGTTCCGCGAACTCGCGCGCGGGGCCCGTGTAGCGGTCGTCGAGGTCGGCGGCGGAGAGGAAGACGCAGATGTTCATGCGTTCACCGTACGCGGGAAGAACCAGGGCTCCGCGAGCGCTTTCCCGTCATGACCCAAGGACACACGATCACCATCGAGCAGGGCACCCAGCGCGTACGCGTCGTGCACGGCGACCAGGTCCTCGCGGAGAGCGACCGGCCGCTGCTGCTGCGCGAGACGGGCTGTCCGGTGCGCTACTACATCCCCCCGCAGGACGTCCGTCTGGACCTGCTGACGGCCTCCGGCACCCACACGCACTGCCCCTTCAAGGGCGACGCCTCCTACTGGTCCCTGCCCGACGCCCCCGACCTCGTCTGGTACTACCCCGAGCCGAAGCCGGACGTCGCGCAGATCAAGGACCACCTGTGCTTCTACGAGGTGGAGGTACTCCCTTAAGGAGGTACTCCCCCCCCCAACGCCCCGGCCGCCGTCCCCGCACCGATGAGTTCCGTCCCGCCGGACGGTCTGCACGGGCATGGACAAGAAGGTTCTCTCCCGCGACGGGACGCCCCTGGCGTACGAGCGTCACGGTGACGGTCCGGCCGTGGTGCTGGTGGGCGGAGCGCTGTGCACGGGCGTCACGCTGGCGCCCCTCGCACGGGCGCTGTCGGACCGCTTCGGCGCCGTCACCTACGACCGCCGGGGCCGCGGCGCCAGCGGGGACACCGCGTCGCCCTGCACGGTCGCCCGCGAGGTCGAGGACATCGCGGCGCTGATCGGGGCCTGCGGGGGCGGCGCGGCGCTGTACGGCGTCTCGTCGGGCGGTGCGCTGGCCCTGCGCGCGGCGGCGAGCGGGCTGCCGGTGGACGCGGTGGCCGTCTACGAGACGCCGTTCACCCTCCACGAGGACGGCGGGCGGCGCCGGGAGTACACCGGCCGGCTCGCCGAACTGCTGGCGCGGGACCGGCGCGGGGACGCCCTGGAGCTCTTCATGACGCTCACCGGGATGTCGCCGGAGATGATCGCCGGCGCCCGGCGGTCCCCCGGCTGGGCCGGGATGGAGGCGATCGCCCCGACCCTCGCGTACGACGACGCCGTCATGGGCGACGGTCTGCTGCCCCGGGAGCTGCCGGCCTCGCTGCCCATGCCGGTGCTCTCCGTCGCGGGCGGCGCGAGTCCCGCCTGGATGCGCGAGAGCGCGCGGGCGGTCGCGGACGCGGCGCCCCGGGGGACGTACCGGGTGCTGGAGGGGCAGACCCACGCCGTGGAGGCCGCGGTCCTCGCGCCGCTCCTGGCCGAGTTCTTCGACCACCGCGGAAGCCGCCCGTGAGGCCCTCCGCGGCGACGGGACCGGCTAGACGGACGCCTTCGCGCGGGTGGTCGTCGCGATCGTCGCCGACCCCACCACGCGGGTGCCGTCGTACAGGACGATCGCCTGGCCGGGGGCGACCCCGCGCACCGGTTCGGTGAACGCCACCTCCAGGCCGCCGTCGACGAGTTCGGCGGTGACCGTGGTCTCGCCGCCGTGGGCGCGGAGCTGGGCGGTGTAGGTACCGGGGCCGGCCGGGGCGGCGCCGCACCAGCGCGGCTTGATCGCCGTGAGCGCGGAGACGTCCAGGGACGCCGCCGGGCCGACCGTCACCCGGTTGTCCACCGGCGAGATGTCCAGGACGTAGCGCGGCTTGCCGTCGGCGGCGGGGGTGCCGATGCGCAGGCCCTTGCGCTGGCCGATGGTGAAGCCGAACGCGCCCTCGTGGGTGCCGACGACCGCGCCGGACTCGTCCACGATGTCGCCCTCGGACCTGCCCAGACGGTTCGCGAGGAAGCCCTGGGTGTCGCCGTCGGCGATGAAGCAGATGTCGTGCGAGTCGGGCTTCTTGGCGACCGCGAGGCCGCGCAGCTCGGCCTCGGCGCGGATCTCGTCCTTGGTGGTGAGGGTGTCGCCGAGCGGGAAGAGCGCGTGCGCGAGCTGGCGGTCGTCGAGGACCCCGAGGACGTACGACTGGTCCTTGGCCATGTCGGAGGCGCGGTGCAGCTCGCGGGTGCCGTCCTCGTTCACCAGCACCTTCGCGTAGTGGCCCGTGCAGACGGCGTCGAAGCCGAGCGCGAGCGCCTTGTCGAGCAGGGCCGCGAACTTGATCTTCTCGTTGCAGCGCAGGCACGGGTTCGGGGTGCGCCCCGCCTCGTACTCGGCGACGAAGTCCTCGACCACGTCCTCGCGGAAGCGCTCGGCGAGGTCCCAGACGTAGAACGGGATGCCGATGACGTCCGCGGCGCGACGGGCGTCCCGGGAGTCCTCGATGGTGCAACAGCCGCGCGCGCCGGTGCGGAACGACTGCGGGTTGGCGGAGAGCGCGAGGTGCACGCCCGTCACGTCGTGGCCCGCTTCCGCCGCGCGGGCGGCGGCGACGGCGGAGTCCACGCCGCCGGACATGGCGGCGAGGACGCGGAGGGGGCGGGGGCGCGGCGAGGTCTCAGTCATAGCCCCTCCAGGGTACGGGGCGACGGGGAACGGATTCCCGCGAGTATGCGTTGAGGATCGCGACAGACAGCGACAGGAGACGGGCACGATGAGCGGAGCCGCGCAGGAGGCGCCGGATACACGGGAGACGCCGGACCCGGCGGCCCCGGACCCGGAGTCGCCGGATCCGGTCATGCCGCGCCGGGACGCGCCGGCTGCTGGGACACCGGAGGGGAAGCGGCGGGTGGGCACGGACGGCGACCGGCGGGTCGGGCGGCGCACGCTGCTCATCGGCGGAGTTGCGGCCGCGGTGGGCACCGCGGTGCTCGCGCGGGGCGAGCTGGGGCACCTGTGGTGGCGGCTGCCGGGCGTGGAGAAGCCCCGCGAGGAGGGGGTGGTCGACTTCCGGGGCGCCCGCTGGATCGCGGCGTCGAGTGCGAACTGGCGGCGCGCGGACCGTCCCGACGACTACGCCATAGACCGGGTGGTCATCCATGTCACCCAGGGCAGCTACCGCAGCGCGGTCAAGGTCTTCCAGGACCCGGGGCACGGCGCCGCCGCGCACTACATCGTCCGCAGGGACGGCCGCGTCACCCAGATGATCCGCGAACTGGACGTGGCCTTCCACGCGGGCAACCGCGAGTACAACGAGCGGAGCGTCGGCATCGAGCACGAGGGCTTCGTGGAGAACGCCTCGTCGTTCACCGAGGCCATGTACGCCGCGTCGGCGCGGCTGACGGCCGGGATCTGCGCCCGTTACGACATCCCCGTCGACCGCGAGCACATCATCGGGCACGTGGAGGTGCCGGGCACCGACCACACCGACCCCGGACGCTACTGGGACTGGGACCGGTACCTGCGGCTGGTGCGGCGGGCGCGCACCGCGGTGCCGTCGGCCGCCGCCACCCCGTCGGCGGGCGGCACGCGGACCTGACCCCCACCGGACAGCGCGGGAGCGGCCCCGGCGCGGTCAGGTCAGGCCCGCCGTCCGCGCCCGCTCCACGGCCGGGCCGATGGCCTTCGCGAGTGCCTCGACGTCCGCCTCCGTGGAGGTGTGGCCGAGGGAGAAGCGCAGGGTTCCGCGGGCCAGGTCCGGATCGGTGCCGGTGGCCAGCAGGACGTGGCTGGGCTGGGCGACGCCCGCCGTGCACGCGGAGCCGGTGGAGCACTCGATGCCCTGCGCGTCCAGGAGCAGCAGCAGGGAGTCGCCCTCGCAGCCCGGGAAGGTGAAGTGCGCGTTGGCGGGCAGTCGGCCCGCGGGGTCGGGGTCGCCGCCGAGGAGGGCGTCGGGCACGGCGGCGCGTACGGCGTCGACCAGGTCGTCGCGGAGCGCGCCGATCTCCCGGGCGAACCACGCGCGCTGTTCGGTGGCGAGCCGGCCCGCGACCGCGAAGGACGCGACGGCGGGCACGTCCAGGGTGCCGGAGCGCACATGGCGTTCCTGACCACCGCCGTGCAGGACCGGTACGGGGGTGTACTCGCGGCCGAGCAGCAGCGCGCCGATGCCGTACGGGCCGCCGATCTTGTGGGCGGAGACGGTCATCGCGGCGAGGCCGGAGGACGCGAAGTCGACGGGGACCTGTCCGAAGGCCTGGACGGCGTCGGAGTGCAGCGGGACGCCGAACTCGGCCGCGACGTCGGCCAGTTCGCGGACCGGCAGCAGGGTGCCGATCTCGTTGTTGGCCCACATCACGGTGGCGAGGGCGACGTCGTCGGGGTTGCGGGCGATGGCCTCGCGCAGGGCGTCCGGGTGGACGCGGCCGTATCCGTCGACGGGCAGGTACTCGACGGTGGCGCCCTCGTGTTCGCCGAGCCAGTGGACGGCGTCGAGGACGGCGTGGTGCTCCACGGGGCTCGCGAGCACCCGGGTGCGGGCCGGGTCGGCGTCGCGGCGGGCCCAGTACAGGCCCTTCACGGCGAGGTTGTCGGCCTCGGTGCCGCCGGAGGTGAGGACCACCTCGCTGGGGCGGGCGCCGAGGGCTTCCGCGAGGCTCTCGCGGGCCTCCTCGACGGTACGGCGGGCCCTGCGGCCGGCGGCGTGGAGGGAGGAGGCGTTGCCCGTGACGCTCAGGTGGGCGGTCAGTGCCTCTACCGCCTCCGGGAGCATCGGCGTGGTCGCGGCGTGGTCGAGGTAAGCCATGGTGGCCCCGATTCTACGGGCCCCTCGTCCGCCGCTCGCGGCCCCCGTCGGGGGTCACCCCCGGCAGACCCTTCGCCCGGTACCGGTCCGGGACTCCCGGGCCTTCCGGATGCGGTCCGGATGCGGTCCGGCAGCTTGCCGGACTCCGTGGTGCGGAGGTCCGGGACAGCGCGGCTCAGAAGTTCCAGGAGACCGTGCTGTCGAAGTGCATGAACGCCACCAGCACCACGAGGTCGGCGACGCCCAGGCCGAGACCGAGGAAGGCGCGGCCACGACGGGCGGTGCCGCGCCAGAGGGCGACGGAGGCGAGGACGACGGCGATCGGGCCCAGGAAGACGTTCAGGACCAGCAGACCGAGCAGCCCGAGGATGAAGGAGGCGACGGCCATGCCGTCGGCGTCCCGGGTGCCGGTGCGGCGGGTGGGTGTGGCGGTGAGTTCCATGGCGTGGGTCAGCTCCCGGCTCAGTGGGCGGAGGTGTGGCGCCGACGGGCGGTGCGCTCGCGGACCGCGAAGACGGTCAGCCAGACGCCGATGACGGCGGCGGCGACGAGGGAGACGGGCAGCGGGGCATGGGCCACGGAGCCCATGACGACGCCCATCAGCAGGAGTGCGGCGACGAGGAACAGCATGTGAGTGCCTCTCGTGAGTCTCTGGGTCCGGTCCCCGCGGTCCCGCCTCGACGGTGAGGCCCGGGTGTTTCGGGGACCTGACGTTCCAGTGAACGTTTGTGGTAACAGTTGTTCACTGACTATGAAGTCTAGCGCGTCGCCCGGCTTTCCAATTACGGAGAACAGTTGTTAACTGCATGGCATGGGTCACACGCTCGGCATCCGGCAGGCACAGAAGCAGAAGACGCGACAGGCGCTCCTGGACGCGGCGTTGGAGCTGCTGGAGGAACAGAGCCTGAGCAGCCTGGGCCTGCGTGAGGTCACCCGCGCCGTGGGCGTGGCCCCGACCGCCTTCTACCGGCATTTCCACTCGACGGCGGATCTCGGGGTGGCGCTGGTCGAGGAGGCCCTGGGCAGCCTGCATCCGATGATCGGGGACACCGTGTCGGCCGCCGGTGACAGCGGTGAACGCATCGGGCGCGCCGTCGAACTGATCGCCCGTCATGTCGAGACCCATCCCGCCCACGTCCGCTTCATCGCCCGCGAGCGGCACGGCGGCGTCCAGCCGGTGCGGCAGGCGATCAGTGACCAGCTGTCCAGGTTCGCCGAGGAGGTGCGGGGAGAGCTGGCCAAGCACCCGGAGTCGCGGGGGTGGAGCGACGACGACCTGCTGATGCTGGCGGGTCTGTACGTCGACCAGATGCTGATGACGGCCTCGCTCTACCTGGAGGCGCTGGAGGCGCCGGAGGAGGAACGCGAGCGGGTGGCCCGGGTCGCGGCCCGCCGGATGCGGCTGATCGCCATCGGCCGCCGCAACTGGCTGGGCTGACGCCCTGGACCGGCAACGGGCCCGGGGCGGACCGGCAACGGGCCCGGGGCGGACCGGCAACGGGCCCGGGGCGGACCGGCAACGGGCCCGGGGCGGACCGGCAACGGGCCCGGGGCGGCACGCCCGTTCACCGGGCGTGCCGCCCGGACCCCTCGAACACGCCCCGCCCGAGGGGCCGCGGCCGTCCGCTAGCCGAGCCTGACCCTCGCGAGCTGCCGGGACTGCGCGACCAGGCGGTCCGCGCTGTCCC
This region includes:
- the mnmA gene encoding tRNA 2-thiouridine(34) synthase MnmA, which translates into the protein MTETSPRPRPLRVLAAMSGGVDSAVAAARAAEAGHDVTGVHLALSANPQSFRTGARGCCTIEDSRDARRAADVIGIPFYVWDLAERFREDVVEDFVAEYEAGRTPNPCLRCNEKIKFAALLDKALALGFDAVCTGHYAKVLVNEDGTRELHRASDMAKDQSYVLGVLDDRQLAHALFPLGDTLTTKDEIRAEAELRGLAVAKKPDSHDICFIADGDTQGFLANRLGRSEGDIVDESGAVVGTHEGAFGFTIGQRKGLRIGTPAADGKPRYVLDISPVDNRVTVGPAASLDVSALTAIKPRWCGAAPAGPGTYTAQLRAHGGETTVTAELVDGGLEVAFTEPVRGVAPGQAIVLYDGTRVVGSATIATTTRAKASV
- a CDS encoding TIGR00730 family Rossman fold protein; amino-acid sequence: MNICVFLSAADLDDRYTGPAREFAELLGKGGHTLVWGGSDVGLMKVVADGVQAAGGRLVGVSVDFLAAGARTDADEMVIARDLAERKALLLEKADAVVVMVGGTGTLDEATEILELKKHGRTDKPVVLLNTAGFYDGLKEQFRRMEAEGFLPRPLIDLVFFAEEPAGALAYLEESAGTR
- a CDS encoding DUF4190 domain-containing protein; amino-acid sequence: MELTATPTRRTGTRDADGMAVASFILGLLGLLVLNVFLGPIAVVLASVALWRGTARRGRAFLGLGLGVADLVVLVAFMHFDSTVSWNF
- a CDS encoding DUF427 domain-containing protein, coding for MTQGHTITIEQGTQRVRVVHGDQVLAESDRPLLLRETGCPVRYYIPPQDVRLDLLTASGTHTHCPFKGDASYWSLPDAPDLVWYYPEPKPDVAQIKDHLCFYEVEVLP
- a CDS encoding SDR family oxidoreductase; the encoded protein is MASMATHLITGAGSGIGAAVARRLHARGDDLVLHARDAGRAKELGAAYPGARTLVGDLADPDKLSWAFSHQSLPDRLDSLLHIAGVVDLGPVGELTPKSWRHQLNVNLIAPAELTRHFLTQLRLAQGHVLFVNSGAGLSAGADWSAYAASKHGLKALADSLRHEEHGNGVRVTSVYPGRTASPMQAKVHQQEGKPYDASKWIDPESVATTILTALDLPRDAEVNDLTVRPGR
- a CDS encoding N-acetylmuramoyl-L-alanine amidase is translated as MPRRDAPAAGTPEGKRRVGTDGDRRVGRRTLLIGGVAAAVGTAVLARGELGHLWWRLPGVEKPREEGVVDFRGARWIAASSANWRRADRPDDYAIDRVVIHVTQGSYRSAVKVFQDPGHGAAAHYIVRRDGRVTQMIRELDVAFHAGNREYNERSVGIEHEGFVENASSFTEAMYAASARLTAGICARYDIPVDREHIIGHVEVPGTDHTDPGRYWDWDRYLRLVRRARTAVPSAAATPSAGGTRT
- a CDS encoding TetR family transcriptional regulator — encoded protein: MGHTLGIRQAQKQKTRQALLDAALELLEEQSLSSLGLREVTRAVGVAPTAFYRHFHSTADLGVALVEEALGSLHPMIGDTVSAAGDSGERIGRAVELIARHVETHPAHVRFIARERHGGVQPVRQAISDQLSRFAEEVRGELAKHPESRGWSDDDLLMLAGLYVDQMLMTASLYLEALEAPEEERERVARVAARRMRLIAIGRRNWLG
- a CDS encoding cysteine desulfurase family protein, producing MAYLDHAATTPMLPEAVEALTAHLSVTGNASSLHAAGRRARRTVEEARESLAEALGARPSEVVLTSGGTEADNLAVKGLYWARRDADPARTRVLASPVEHHAVLDAVHWLGEHEGATVEYLPVDGYGRVHPDALREAIARNPDDVALATVMWANNEIGTLLPVRELADVAAEFGVPLHSDAVQAFGQVPVDFASSGLAAMTVSAHKIGGPYGIGALLLGREYTPVPVLHGGGQERHVRSGTLDVPAVASFAVAGRLATEQRAWFAREIGALRDDLVDAVRAAVPDALLGGDPDPAGRLPANAHFTFPGCEGDSLLLLLDAQGIECSTGSACTAGVAQPSHVLLATGTDPDLARGTLRFSLGHTSTEADVEALAKAIGPAVERARTAGLT
- a CDS encoding alpha/beta fold hydrolase, with product MDKKVLSRDGTPLAYERHGDGPAVVLVGGALCTGVTLAPLARALSDRFGAVTYDRRGRGASGDTASPCTVAREVEDIAALIGACGGGAALYGVSSGGALALRAAASGLPVDAVAVYETPFTLHEDGGRRREYTGRLAELLARDRRGDALELFMTLTGMSPEMIAGARRSPGWAGMEAIAPTLAYDDAVMGDGLLPRELPASLPMPVLSVAGGASPAWMRESARAVADAAPRGTYRVLEGQTHAVEAAVLAPLLAEFFDHRGSRP